Proteins encoded together in one Hymenobacter monticola window:
- a CDS encoding UbiA prenyltransferase family protein, producing MDSPASFAAPGAGRGIARRVLDAVLFSSVWLAGAAAAQTAASFHRWPTAAGGVNGRVVALVFAATLLVYNLDAVLPFKHRQPAAGSGRKAWQQRHRRALAVLAGAAALAAAYLFLADGWWHYLPALLPLTVLALVYSWPLVRWQGQRRAVREVPLLKGFLIAGVWSAITVGLPALALHRPLAEALGLLTQRFALVLALTIVFDIRDLTRDRAAGTRTFPVVLGVAGAKAAALAFLAAAMTLGYERGVPPLGLGLTALAAAAVILLAEERRSDYFFALWADGVLLVPAVLYLVGS from the coding sequence GTGGATTCTCCAGCTTCCTTCGCCGCCCCCGGGGCCGGCCGCGGCATTGCGCGGCGGGTGCTCGATGCCGTGCTGTTCAGCAGCGTGTGGCTGGCCGGCGCGGCGGCGGCCCAAACGGCGGCTTCGTTCCACCGCTGGCCCACGGCGGCGGGCGGCGTAAACGGCCGGGTGGTGGCGCTGGTGTTTGCCGCTACGCTGCTCGTGTACAACCTCGACGCCGTGCTGCCCTTCAAGCACCGGCAGCCGGCAGCGGGCTCGGGGCGCAAGGCCTGGCAGCAGCGACACCGCCGGGCGCTGGCGGTGCTGGCTGGCGCAGCTGCCCTGGCCGCCGCATACCTTTTTCTGGCCGATGGCTGGTGGCACTACTTGCCGGCGCTGCTGCCCCTCACGGTGCTGGCGCTGGTGTACTCGTGGCCCTTGGTACGCTGGCAGGGCCAGCGCAGGGCCGTGCGCGAGGTACCCTTGCTTAAAGGCTTTCTGATTGCGGGCGTGTGGTCGGCCATCACCGTGGGCTTGCCCGCGTTGGCCCTGCACCGCCCGCTGGCCGAGGCGCTGGGCCTGCTCACGCAACGCTTCGCCCTGGTGCTGGCCCTCACTATTGTGTTCGACATCCGCGACCTGACCCGCGACCGGGCGGCCGGCACCCGCACCTTCCCGGTGGTGCTGGGCGTGGCCGGCGCCAAAGCCGCCGCGCTGGCCTTCCTGGCCGCCGCCATGACGCTGGGCTACGAGCGGGGCGTGCCACCGCTGGGGCTGGGCCTCACGGCACTGGCCGCGGCGGCCGTTATTCTGCTGGCCGAGGAGCGGCGGAGCGACTACTTCTTTGCCCTGTGGGCCGATGGCGTGCTGCTGGTGCCGGCGGTATTGTATTTGGTAGGAAGTTAA
- a CDS encoding CatB-related O-acetyltransferase codes for MPVVDPSTVFPLAGYERLCFLKNVVDHPQITVGEYTYYDDFEDVANFQRRVRYLFDFTGDHLRIGKFCMLASGVEFIMNGANHLADAISAYPFAVFGGDWAGAMAGKAYPSKGDTVVGNDVWIGYRATIMPGVTIGHGAIIGACAVVTRDVPPYAIVGGNPARVIRMRFDADTVARLLTLAWWDWPMEKITRFAPLLTGDVAAFLAAAEL; via the coding sequence ATGCCCGTTGTCGACCCTTCCACTGTGTTTCCGCTGGCTGGCTATGAACGGCTATGCTTCTTGAAAAACGTAGTTGACCACCCGCAGATAACCGTGGGCGAATACACGTACTACGACGATTTCGAGGACGTTGCCAATTTTCAGCGGCGCGTGCGCTACCTGTTCGATTTCACCGGCGACCATCTGCGCATCGGTAAATTCTGCATGCTGGCCTCGGGCGTCGAGTTCATCATGAATGGGGCCAACCACTTGGCCGATGCCATCAGCGCCTATCCCTTTGCTGTGTTTGGCGGCGACTGGGCGGGGGCAATGGCCGGCAAAGCTTACCCCAGCAAGGGCGATACTGTGGTAGGAAACGACGTGTGGATAGGTTACCGCGCCACCATCATGCCGGGCGTGACCATCGGCCACGGGGCCATCATCGGCGCCTGTGCGGTGGTCACACGCGACGTGCCGCCCTACGCCATTGTCGGCGGCAACCCGGCCCGCGTCATCCGCATGCGCTTCGATGCGGACACGGTGGCTCGCTTGCTAACCTTGGCGTGGTGGGACTGGCCCATGGAAAAGATTACCCGCTTCGCTCCGCTGCTGACAGGCGATGTGGCCGCATTTCTGGCGGCTGCGGAGTTGTAG
- a CDS encoding NAD(P)H-hydrate dehydratase, with amino-acid sequence MKILTAAQTRALDQATIQEQGITSAQLMERAASAFVEWLSHQFDSNEAGEILLLCGPGNNGGDGLAAARLLHQAGYAVRVALLPAEKQSADWQHNRQQLPAAVPVAEMEAEKLPEIASGTLVVDALFGTGLSRPLEGLAAAVVRHLNKAQARVVAIDLPSGLFAEAPQPADSAVVRAQHTVSFGLPKLAFLLPQNADFVGAWHVEDIGLSKRFINETATPWHYTDAAAVAGALPPRPKFSHKGTFGHALLLAGSRGKMGAAVLAAGACLRGGVGLLTAHVPGCGYDIFQISQPEAMCLPDPQVAYLSKLPKLDAYQAVGIGPGLGQAEATYTVLRKLLKNAAKSTEKRPTPLPLVIDADALNLLGSHRALLKLLPENTILTPHPKEFERLTEPARDDYHRLELLRDFATAHRCLVVLKGAYTCLATPTGELHFNSTGNAGMATGGSGDVLTGVLLALRAHAQLPAFEAVRLSVYAHGRAGDLAAVHTGQAGLVAGDIVRHIGPALAEVQAQI; translated from the coding sequence ATGAAAATCCTAACTGCCGCCCAAACCCGCGCCCTCGACCAAGCCACCATTCAGGAACAGGGCATCACTTCGGCCCAGCTGATGGAGCGCGCCGCCAGCGCTTTCGTCGAATGGCTTTCCCACCAGTTCGACTCCAACGAAGCCGGCGAAATCCTGCTGCTGTGCGGCCCCGGCAACAACGGCGGCGACGGCCTCGCAGCAGCCCGGCTGCTGCACCAGGCCGGCTATGCAGTGCGCGTGGCCCTGCTGCCCGCCGAAAAGCAGTCGGCCGACTGGCAGCACAACCGCCAGCAGCTGCCCGCCGCCGTGCCCGTGGCTGAAATGGAAGCGGAGAAGCTGCCGGAAATCGCGTCCGGCACGCTGGTCGTTGACGCGCTGTTTGGCACCGGCCTTAGCCGGCCGCTGGAAGGGCTGGCCGCTGCCGTTGTGCGGCACCTGAATAAGGCCCAAGCCCGCGTGGTGGCCATCGACCTGCCCAGTGGCCTCTTCGCCGAAGCTCCCCAGCCGGCTGATAGCGCGGTGGTACGAGCGCAGCACACCGTCAGCTTCGGCCTGCCCAAGCTGGCTTTTCTGCTGCCGCAGAATGCCGACTTTGTGGGCGCGTGGCACGTCGAGGACATCGGCCTGAGCAAGCGTTTTATCAATGAAACGGCCACGCCCTGGCACTATACCGATGCCGCTGCGGTGGCCGGCGCGCTCCCGCCGCGCCCCAAGTTCAGCCACAAAGGCACCTTTGGGCACGCGCTGCTGCTGGCTGGCAGCCGGGGCAAGATGGGCGCGGCCGTGCTGGCGGCCGGGGCCTGCCTGCGCGGCGGCGTGGGCTTGCTCACGGCACATGTGCCGGGCTGCGGCTACGACATCTTCCAAATCAGTCAGCCCGAAGCCATGTGCCTGCCCGACCCGCAGGTGGCCTACCTCAGCAAGCTGCCCAAGCTCGACGCCTACCAGGCCGTGGGCATTGGCCCCGGCCTGGGGCAGGCGGAAGCCACCTACACCGTGCTGCGCAAGCTGCTGAAAAACGCTGCCAAATCCACCGAAAAGCGCCCCACCCCGCTCCCCCTCGTCATCGACGCCGACGCACTGAACCTGCTCGGCAGCCACCGTGCGCTGCTCAAGCTGCTGCCCGAAAACACCATTTTAACGCCCCACCCCAAGGAATTTGAGCGCCTCACCGAGCCCGCCCGCGACGACTACCACCGCCTGGAGCTGCTGCGCGACTTTGCCACCGCACACCGCTGCTTGGTGGTGCTGAAGGGCGCCTACACATGCCTGGCCACGCCCACCGGCGAGCTGCACTTCAACAGCACCGGCAACGCCGGCATGGCCACCGGCGGCAGCGGCGACGTGCTCACGGGCGTGCTCCTGGCTTTGCGCGCCCACGCCCAACTGCCGGCCTTCGAAGCCGTGCGGCTAAGCGTGTACGCCCATGGCCGGGCCGGCGACCTGGCCGCCGTGCATACCGGGCAAGCTGGCTTGGTGGCTGGAGACATTGTGCGGCACATTGGCCCGGCGCTGGCGGAGGTGCAGGCGCAGATTTAG
- a CDS encoding RBBP9/YdeN family alpha/beta hydrolase, which translates to MQETTRVFIVPGLGSSGPEHWQTYFERELPECTRIEQREWDVPDRAEWVARLEDTLDGEDLSQVVLVGHSLGCVTIAHWAGLHGHRIKGALLVAPSDVDTAHYAAFPTTGFGPMPLARLPFPSKVVFSQNDEWVTPARAHQFAEAWGGELVDIGEAGHINAASGYGPWPAGLALLQEWL; encoded by the coding sequence ATGCAAGAAACCACCCGCGTCTTCATCGTGCCCGGCCTCGGCAGCTCCGGCCCCGAGCATTGGCAAACCTACTTCGAGCGCGAGCTGCCCGAGTGTACGCGCATTGAGCAGCGCGAGTGGGACGTGCCCGACCGCGCCGAGTGGGTGGCCCGCCTCGAAGACACCCTCGACGGCGAAGACCTGAGCCAGGTGGTGCTGGTGGGCCACAGCCTGGGCTGCGTCACCATCGCACACTGGGCCGGGCTGCACGGCCACCGCATCAAGGGCGCGCTGCTGGTTGCGCCCAGCGACGTGGACACGGCCCATTACGCCGCCTTTCCCACCACCGGCTTCGGGCCCATGCCGCTGGCCCGGCTGCCGTTCCCGAGCAAGGTCGTGTTCAGCCAGAACGATGAGTGGGTGACGCCCGCCCGCGCCCACCAGTTTGCCGAAGCCTGGGGCGGCGAGCTGGTCGATATCGGTGAGGCCGGCCACATCAACGCGGCCAGCGGCTACGGGCCGTGGCCGGCGGGGCTGGCGTTGCTGCAGGAGTGGCTGTAA
- the msrB gene encoding peptide-methionine (R)-S-oxide reductase MsrB: protein MQTWNDVIRLANHPIPSPRRVEKTPAEWRAQLTPEQFHVTREHGTERAFTGEYCEAHEAGLYACVCCGTPLYDSRTKFESGTGWPSFTQPVDESAIRYKKDTSYGMVRVEVLCNVCDAHQGHVFPDGPAPSGLRLCINSASIKLVTEGQGAAVAQ from the coding sequence ATGCAAACCTGGAACGACGTCATCCGCCTCGCCAACCACCCCATTCCTTCGCCGCGCCGCGTGGAGAAAACGCCCGCCGAGTGGCGCGCCCAGCTCACGCCCGAGCAGTTCCACGTCACCCGCGAGCACGGCACCGAGCGCGCCTTCACCGGCGAATACTGCGAGGCCCATGAAGCCGGCCTCTACGCCTGCGTGTGCTGCGGCACTCCGCTCTACGACTCGCGCACCAAGTTCGAGTCGGGCACCGGCTGGCCGAGCTTCACGCAGCCCGTCGATGAAAGTGCCATCCGCTACAAGAAAGACACCAGCTACGGCATGGTGCGCGTGGAAGTGCTCTGCAACGTGTGCGACGCCCACCAGGGCCACGTCTTCCCCGACGGCCCGGCGCCCAGTGGCCTGCGCCTGTGCATCAACTCGGCCAGCATCAAGCTGGTGACGGAGGGCCAAGGCGCGGCCGTAGCGCAATAG
- a CDS encoding T9SS type A sorting domain-containing protein → MTSLLAQPAAAQLRQHREPQAATLPAPAQRLASNTNFRQLTALKQQYRGGTWLDTLRYTYSRFTALNKPLRELRENAPTRGAALRALRQESYQYNAAGKLTSDSTFAYTNGMLNTTATQAYNYTYDAQGNLLQELHSLRLNGTWRPYGRTTYTYNAQGQNIRILDESYFGSSFLADDQELFTYNAQGQVTVDEFQLADISGTNFSPFQRNLFTYNAAGLRLTDTQQGYTNGTYVNAYRVTNTYTATPIGVPAATQLASYVVERASGATAWAPYSQGIETYDADGNLTTDLYQVYSNGAYANDYRYVYTYQRVLATTPAKSLQAGLVVSPNPSPAAQPMRLHYTLPATAAISVTVFDGLGRVLLNQTAGVQTAGEHTLQLAQLPQAPGIYTVRLTAGTQSQSVKLVVK, encoded by the coding sequence TTGACGAGCCTATTAGCCCAGCCTGCGGCTGCGCAATTGCGCCAGCACCGCGAGCCACAGGCTGCTACCCTGCCGGCCCCGGCCCAGCGCCTCGCGTCTAACACCAACTTTCGCCAGCTCACGGCCCTCAAGCAGCAGTACCGCGGCGGCACCTGGCTCGATACCCTGCGCTACACCTATTCCCGCTTCACGGCCCTGAACAAGCCCCTGCGCGAGCTGCGCGAAAACGCGCCAACCCGCGGGGCGGCCCTGCGCGCCCTGCGCCAGGAAAGCTACCAGTACAACGCCGCCGGTAAGCTCACGTCGGACTCGACCTTTGCCTACACCAACGGCATGCTCAACACCACCGCTACCCAAGCCTACAACTATACCTACGACGCCCAGGGCAACCTGCTGCAGGAACTACACAGCTTGCGACTGAACGGCACCTGGCGCCCCTACGGCCGCACCACCTACACTTACAACGCGCAGGGCCAGAACATACGCATTCTTGATGAGTCGTACTTCGGCTCGTCGTTTCTGGCCGATGACCAGGAACTGTTCACCTACAACGCCCAGGGGCAGGTGACGGTAGACGAGTTCCAACTGGCCGATATTTCGGGTACCAACTTTAGCCCCTTTCAGCGCAACCTGTTCACTTACAACGCGGCTGGCCTGCGCCTGACCGACACGCAGCAGGGGTACACCAACGGCACGTACGTCAACGCCTACCGCGTCACGAATACCTATACGGCTACGCCCATTGGCGTGCCCGCCGCCACGCAACTGGCCAGCTACGTTGTGGAGCGGGCCAGCGGGGCCACGGCCTGGGCGCCCTATTCGCAGGGCATCGAAACGTACGATGCCGATGGCAACCTGACCACTGACCTGTACCAGGTGTACAGCAACGGCGCTTACGCGAACGACTACCGCTACGTGTACACCTACCAGCGCGTGCTGGCCACCACCCCGGCCAAATCGCTGCAGGCCGGCCTGGTCGTCTCACCCAACCCCAGCCCCGCTGCCCAGCCGATGCGGCTACACTACACGCTGCCCGCTACGGCAGCCATATCGGTGACCGTGTTCGATGGCCTGGGGCGGGTGTTGCTCAATCAAACGGCTGGTGTGCAGACTGCAGGCGAGCACACGCTGCAGTTGGCGCAATTGCCCCAGGCGCCGGGCATCTACACCGTACGCCTCACAGCCGGAACGCAAAGCCAGAGCGTGAAGCTGGTGGTGAAATAG
- the sdaAA gene encoding L-serine ammonia-lyase, iron-sulfur-dependent, subunit alpha codes for MSLLFTDFASWQAHCAETGEPLYQPVLTYEIEQKGRTEDEIWAGLQRAYDVMRDAVHEGLTGNMTSRSGMINNGAKKIAASPVTVLSPEFKQLVTRALGAKEVNSCMGRVVAAPTAGASGILPGVLVTLQDLHKLEDRRILEGLLVAAGIALIIEQNASLAGAVGGCQAETGSAAAMGSGAIVYCLGGPVEQVFAAVAVTIQCMLGLVCDPVAGLVEVPCVVRNASAAAIAFSSAQIAIAGIDPVIPVDQCVAALGEVGQAMETRYKETALGGLAATKRGKEIEKMVLVQDVNILPDSNEL; via the coding sequence ATGTCTTTGCTCTTCACCGATTTTGCTTCCTGGCAAGCCCACTGCGCCGAAACCGGCGAGCCACTTTACCAACCCGTTCTGACCTATGAAATTGAGCAGAAGGGCCGCACCGAAGACGAAATCTGGGCCGGCCTGCAGCGGGCATACGACGTGATGCGCGATGCCGTGCACGAGGGCCTCACCGGCAACATGACTTCCCGCTCGGGCATGATAAACAACGGGGCCAAGAAAATTGCCGCCTCGCCCGTCACCGTCCTTTCCCCCGAGTTCAAGCAGCTCGTTACCCGCGCCCTGGGCGCGAAGGAGGTGAACTCCTGCATGGGCCGCGTGGTGGCCGCGCCCACGGCCGGGGCTTCGGGCATCCTGCCCGGCGTGCTGGTCACGCTGCAGGATTTGCACAAGCTTGAAGACCGGCGCATTCTGGAAGGCTTGCTGGTGGCGGCCGGCATTGCCCTCATCATCGAGCAGAATGCTTCGCTGGCCGGCGCCGTGGGCGGCTGCCAGGCCGAAACCGGCTCGGCCGCGGCCATGGGCAGCGGGGCCATTGTGTACTGCCTGGGCGGGCCCGTCGAGCAGGTGTTTGCGGCCGTAGCCGTCACCATTCAGTGCATGCTCGGGCTGGTGTGCGACCCCGTGGCCGGCCTCGTGGAAGTGCCCTGCGTGGTGCGCAACGCCTCGGCCGCGGCCATCGCCTTCAGCTCGGCCCAGATTGCCATCGCCGGCATCGACCCGGTCATTCCCGTTGACCAGTGCGTGGCGGCCCTCGGCGAAGTGGGCCAGGCCATGGAAACCCGCTACAAAGAAACGGCCCTCGGCGGCCTGGCCGCCACCAAGCGCGGCAAGGAAATCGAGAAAATGGTGCTGGTGCAGGACGTCAACATCCTGCCCGACAGCAACGAGCTTTAA
- a CDS encoding beta strand repeat-containing protein: MHTLLHSSGAGRTGFRRNWARAVLALALPLMGTLGAQAQSVANYTFAASSGTFTPLSGGTVATASSTDDGVTAVLPIGFTFIYNGVAYTSFSASTNGFLGLGGAVSSNATNNLSTGTGVRPFIAPLWDDLQLTTTSDISYATTGTAGSRVLTVEWINEKWNYQATAAVVSFQAKLYEADGRIEFVYRPEAGTYNAGSTGGASVGISGVGTGSGNFLSLNDLVATPTASSTTETTAITTKPTAGLTYTFTPAGGAVLAPSGLTFSAITTTGGTVTFTDNSTNEYGFAVTITPTAGGTPTTTIVPSTTTTGSGTIYTANFSNLSANTGYTVQVVALGQGQGSTAGTGTFTTQAGATLSGTYYVGTSTSPQPTRTYATLTAAAAAYNTATLAGAVTFVLLDNSYGTAETFPIRFGSVSTASATNTLTIKPNTGVTTSISGSVATGAVLMLNGADYVTIDGSNNGTTSQNLTIENTSATGSGNAVLWVAAAAAGDGATFNNVRNTIIRGNSGTGFPQFTVFLGGGGTGVTSPTTSTPASNSNNTFTNNLIAKGYYGVFVFGVSATTLDQNNSFIGNQIGQSGTGNGFGQEGLRAVYQQGLTVRSNEIQNLTSGTATSNLYGIFLADSKGAVISRNSVHNISYTGTSTTKVWAINTSIGAALSTAANASANRLDNNLVYNINSTAASATWNTVGINLGGGYGEQIVYNTVYLTGQLSAAGGTAGSAAFANGNPSVTATATNIDVRNNIFSIIGGTGGTATTPLYAHYEQGANVTGSTLNYNDLYVTVGATGAARIGRLNAVDAATLAAWQTATGQEANSVSVDPQFVQTTAVPYNLTPTNVALNNVGTPITGVTVDYTGATRGTTPDIGAYEFTVVAVDIAAAGLVAPAAAGASGACYGSAEAVTVSIRNAGTSALNFATTPATITVVVTGPTGVATQTLTFTLNTGTLAGGATLNVPLTGTGTTVNLSTVGSYSFAITASVAGDANTANNTLTPSPTITVSAPVAGTLTAASPSLCNSGTTALSLAGALNGAIQLQSSTSATGTFTNIAGATSASYTTPVINSTTYYRAQVTCGTTVVTSNVVAVTVSNPQLTGTPSPVSVCAGSTATLTANAPAGTTVQFFTAATGGTALTGATTTGTATSVVTPAVTTNTTFYAEASTGSSEIGGRTAPTVTSGFLAVDTGLIFSTTTGLTIQSAVIYPVGTGTITFALRDGTGTEIAATPALNMTGSGASTPVTVQLNLTVPGAGTGYQLVVKAYTGLTDLLRENPLPTGVSFPITSPSGNFSITNGINSTPLAAYYYFYNISLSTACVGATRTPIQVTAIPLPATPTVTVSYPTRSTALFTSSAAPAGTTYQWYQGSNPIAGATSQTYTATGTTTPTGYSVRFISTTGNCQSAPSTPVTITATTQPLAGSALHLFPNPTATGMLTLQLQGYSKAVQLSVYDAVGRVVLTQQVAAGQSQTQLNLSAAAAGVYTLRVTTEGGTDLRRIVRE; the protein is encoded by the coding sequence ATGCACACACTTTTACATTCTTCCGGCGCTGGCCGGACCGGGTTCCGGCGCAACTGGGCCCGCGCGGTGTTGGCTTTGGCGTTGCCCCTGATGGGCACGCTGGGCGCCCAGGCGCAGAGCGTGGCCAATTACACGTTTGCGGCCAGTTCGGGCACGTTCACGCCGTTGAGCGGGGGCACGGTGGCCACGGCATCGTCGACCGATGACGGCGTGACGGCTGTGTTGCCCATTGGCTTCACCTTTATTTACAACGGTGTGGCTTACACCTCGTTTTCGGCCAGCACCAACGGGTTCTTGGGCTTGGGCGGCGCGGTGAGCAGCAATGCCACTAACAACCTAAGCACTGGCACCGGCGTGCGGCCCTTCATCGCCCCGCTCTGGGACGACTTGCAGCTGACCACCACCAGCGACATTTCCTACGCCACCACCGGCACGGCCGGCAGCCGGGTGCTGACCGTGGAATGGATTAACGAGAAGTGGAACTACCAGGCCACGGCGGCCGTGGTTTCGTTTCAGGCCAAGCTCTACGAGGCCGACGGGCGCATCGAGTTTGTGTACCGGCCGGAAGCCGGCACCTACAACGCCGGCTCTACGGGCGGTGCCTCGGTGGGTATCAGCGGCGTGGGCACAGGCTCCGGCAACTTTTTGTCGCTGAATGACTTGGTGGCGACCCCCACGGCCAGCTCTACTACCGAAACGACTGCCATCACCACCAAGCCGACGGCGGGCCTCACGTACACCTTTACCCCGGCCGGTGGAGCTGTGCTGGCGCCTTCGGGCCTCACCTTCAGTGCCATTACCACTACGGGTGGCACGGTCACGTTCACCGACAACTCGACCAACGAGTACGGATTTGCCGTGACCATCACGCCGACGGCGGGCGGCACGCCCACCACCACCATTGTGCCGTCGACGACGACCACCGGCTCGGGCACGATTTACACGGCCAACTTCAGCAATTTGTCGGCCAACACCGGCTACACCGTGCAGGTGGTGGCGCTGGGCCAGGGCCAGGGCAGCACCGCCGGCACGGGCACGTTCACGACGCAGGCTGGGGCCACGCTCAGCGGCACCTACTACGTGGGCACCAGCACGTCGCCCCAACCCACGCGCACCTACGCCACCCTAACCGCTGCGGCAGCCGCCTACAACACGGCCACGCTGGCGGGCGCGGTCACGTTTGTGCTGCTGGACAACTCCTACGGCACGGCCGAAACCTTCCCCATCCGCTTTGGGTCGGTGAGCACGGCTTCGGCCACCAACACGCTCACCATCAAGCCCAATACAGGCGTAACCACGTCCATCTCGGGCAGTGTGGCCACGGGCGCGGTGCTGATGCTGAACGGGGCCGACTACGTGACCATCGACGGCTCGAACAACGGCACCACCAGCCAAAACCTGACCATTGAGAACACCAGCGCTACGGGTTCGGGCAATGCGGTGCTGTGGGTGGCCGCAGCGGCGGCCGGCGACGGCGCCACGTTTAACAACGTGCGCAACACCATCATCCGGGGCAACTCGGGCACGGGCTTTCCGCAGTTCACGGTATTCCTGGGCGGCGGCGGCACAGGCGTGACTTCGCCCACCACCAGCACCCCGGCGTCCAACTCGAACAACACGTTCACCAACAACCTCATTGCGAAAGGCTACTACGGCGTATTCGTGTTTGGCGTGTCGGCCACAACGCTGGACCAGAACAACTCATTCATTGGCAACCAGATTGGCCAGAGCGGCACGGGCAATGGCTTTGGGCAGGAAGGCCTGCGGGCGGTGTACCAGCAGGGCCTGACGGTGCGCAGCAACGAAATTCAGAACCTGACCAGCGGCACCGCCACGTCCAACCTCTACGGCATTTTCCTGGCCGACAGCAAGGGCGCGGTTATTAGCCGCAACTCGGTGCACAACATTTCCTACACCGGTACGAGCACGACCAAGGTGTGGGCCATCAACACGAGCATTGGCGCTGCCCTGAGCACCGCTGCCAACGCCAGCGCCAACCGCCTCGACAACAACCTAGTGTACAACATCAACTCGACCGCTGCCAGCGCCACCTGGAACACGGTGGGCATCAACCTGGGCGGCGGCTACGGCGAGCAGATTGTGTACAACACGGTGTACCTGACCGGCCAGCTCAGCGCCGCTGGCGGCACAGCCGGCTCGGCTGCCTTTGCCAACGGCAACCCCAGCGTGACGGCCACGGCCACCAACATCGACGTGCGCAACAACATCTTCAGCATCATCGGCGGCACGGGCGGCACAGCTACCACGCCGCTGTACGCGCACTACGAGCAGGGTGCGAACGTGACCGGCAGCACCCTGAACTACAACGACCTGTACGTGACGGTGGGTGCCACCGGCGCCGCCCGCATCGGCCGTCTCAATGCGGTGGACGCCGCTACGCTGGCCGCCTGGCAAACCGCTACCGGCCAGGAAGCCAACTCGGTGAGCGTGGACCCGCAGTTTGTGCAAACCACCGCGGTGCCCTACAACCTGACGCCCACCAACGTGGCCCTCAACAACGTGGGCACGCCCATCACGGGCGTCACGGTAGACTACACCGGCGCCACGCGCGGCACCACGCCCGACATTGGCGCCTATGAATTCACGGTGGTGGCCGTCGACATTGCAGCCGCGGGCCTAGTGGCCCCGGCGGCGGCCGGCGCTTCGGGCGCCTGCTACGGCTCGGCTGAGGCCGTGACGGTGAGCATCCGCAACGCGGGCACGTCGGCGCTCAACTTCGCTACAACGCCCGCCACCATCACGGTGGTAGTGACCGGCCCCACCGGCGTGGCCACCCAAACGCTGACGTTCACGCTGAACACCGGCACGCTGGCCGGGGGCGCCACCCTGAACGTGCCGCTGACCGGCACGGGCACCACGGTAAACCTCTCGACGGTGGGCTCTTATTCGTTTGCCATCACAGCCAGCGTGGCCGGCGACGCCAACACCGCCAACAACACCCTGACGCCCAGCCCTACCATCACGGTTTCAGCCCCGGTGGCCGGCACGCTGACGGCCGCTTCGCCGTCGCTGTGCAACTCGGGCACCACGGCCCTCAGCCTGGCCGGCGCCCTCAACGGCGCCATCCAGCTGCAGAGCAGCACGAGCGCCACGGGTACTTTCACCAACATTGCGGGCGCTACGTCGGCCAGCTACACCACGCCGGTTATCAACAGCACCACCTACTACCGCGCCCAGGTGACCTGCGGCACCACGGTGGTGACCTCGAACGTGGTGGCCGTGACGGTGAGCAACCCGCAGCTGACGGGCACCCCGTCGCCGGTATCGGTGTGCGCCGGTAGCACGGCCACGCTCACGGCCAACGCCCCGGCCGGCACCACGGTGCAGTTCTTCACCGCGGCCACCGGCGGCACGGCCCTGACCGGCGCCACCACGACGGGCACGGCCACTTCGGTGGTAACCCCGGCCGTCACCACGAACACCACCTTCTACGCTGAGGCATCTACGGGCTCGTCGGAGATTGGCGGCCGCACGGCCCCCACCGTGACCAGCGGCTTCCTCGCCGTCGATACCGGCCTGATTTTCAGCACCACCACCGGCCTGACCATTCAGTCGGCCGTTATTTATCCCGTGGGCACGGGCACCATCACCTTCGCGTTGCGCGACGGCACTGGCACCGAAATCGCGGCCACGCCGGCTCTGAACATGACCGGCTCGGGTGCCAGTACCCCCGTCACGGTGCAGCTGAACCTGACCGTGCCCGGCGCCGGCACGGGCTACCAGCTGGTGGTGAAAGCCTACACCGGCCTTACCGACCTGTTGCGTGAGAACCCGCTGCCCACCGGTGTGTCGTTCCCCATCACCTCGCCCAGCGGCAATTTCAGCATCACGAACGGCATCAACAGCACCCCGCTGGCCGCTTACTACTACTTCTACAACATTTCGCTGAGCACGGCCTGCGTGGGCGCTACCCGCACCCCCATCCAGGTGACGGCAATTCCGCTCCCGGCTACGCCTACCGTCACGGTGAGCTACCCCACGCGTAGCACGGCACTGTTCACCAGCAGCGCGGCACCGGCCGGCACCACCTACCAGTGGTACCAGGGCAGCAACCCCATCGCCGGCGCCACCAGCCAGACCTACACCGCTACGGGCACCACCACGCCCACGGGCTACTCGGTGCGTTTCATCAGCACCACGGGCAATTGCCAGTCGGCCCCGTCCACGCCGGTGACCATCACGGCCACGACGCAGCCGCTGGCCGGCTCGGCCCTGCACCTGTTCCCGAACCCCACCGCTACCGGTATGCTCACGCTGCAGCTCCAGGGCTACTCCAAAGCCGTGCAGCTGAGCGTGTATGACGCCGTGGGCCGCGTGGTGCTCACCCAGCAGGTAGCCGCTGGTCAATCGCAAACGCAGCTGAACCTGTCGGCCGCGGCCGCGGGCGTGTACACGCTGCGCGTGACCACCGAAGGCGGCACCGACCTGCGCCGCATTGTGCGCGAATAG